One Amaranthus tricolor cultivar Red isolate AtriRed21 chromosome 10, ASM2621246v1, whole genome shotgun sequence genomic window carries:
- the LOC130825247 gene encoding uncharacterized protein LOC130825247, with protein sequence MKTVRVSPQPVNKINPISMEHNNRSQFRDERETNYFPGCRKDANCNCKMCLESITATLDLMPMSVQRSSLTKLSACKPTVEITPLSIDPTLLSTPTSKIPPVVETASSKTVLRSTATTRNFKKVELKKGKIGMKLKVFKWVLLLGLIIGFEFGFSWGVPRVLQPELSGEMVRDVVNNSSSFEKLNVRLISIRKELIGFVAGKVCCCNLDNSTWRINQDGLMLISYCILYQSAAEEVVIRGWPLETAGLFTAEFSSRSFTLLSGRITEWPEGQMSSVIREVSSTWMIRKWSASVMRFEPNTWLIEYRRNCLLENHNGLVLAVEFIFFRISKLVQIVKRKFWYLSELRYYTSSTSKATGFSVPT encoded by the exons ATGAAAACTGTGCGTGTTTCTCCGCAACCAGTGAATAAAATCAATCCCATTTCCATGGAACACAACAATCGATCCCAGTTCAGAGATGAGAGAGAAACAAATTACTTCCCTGGGTGCCGCAAAGACGCCAATTGCAATTGCAAAATGTGTTTAGAAAGCATAACAGCTACTTTAGATCTTATGCCTATGAGTGTTCAAAGAAGCTCTCTTACTAAGCTTTCGGCATGTAAACCTACAGTCGAGATAACCCCTCTCTCAATTGATCCAACTCTTCTGTCTACTCCCACATCAAAGATTCCTCCTGTCGTTGAGACTGCATCTTCAAAAACCGTTCTTCGATCCACTGCGACAACAAGGAATTTCAAAAAGGTCGAGTTAAAGAAGGGAAAAATCGGGATGAAATTGAAGGTTTTCAAGTGGGTTTTGTTGTTAGGGTTGATTATTGGATTTGAATTCGGGTTTTCTTGGGGAGTTCCTCGGGTTTTACAGCCCGAATTGTCAGGGGAGATGGTCAGAGATGTGGTTAACAATTCTTCTAGTTTTGAGAAATTGAATGTAAGGTTGATCTCAATTCGGAAAGAGTTAATTGGTTTTGTCGCTGGAAAGGTTTGTTGCTGTAATCTTGACAATTCAACCTGGAGAATCAATCAg GATGGGCTGATGTTAATCTCTTACTGCATATTATACCAATCAGCAGCGGAGGAAGTAGTCATTAGAGGGTGGCCTCTGGAGACTGCAGGTCTCTTTACAGCGGAGTTTTCATCGCGATCCTTCACTCTGTTGTCTGGTAGAATCACAGAG TGGCCTGAAGGACAAATGAGCAGTGTGATTCGAGAGGTGAGCAGCACATGGATGATCAGAAAATGGAGTGCTTCAGTGATGCGATTTGAACCAAACACTTGGTTAATCGAGTACAGAAGAAACTGTCTGTTGGAGAATCATAATGGTTTGGTGCTTGCAGTTGAGTTCATCTTCTTTAGAATTTCAAAATTGGTGCAAATAGTGAAACGAAAGTTTTGGTATTTGTCTGAGTTGAGATACTATACTTCTTCAACTTCAAAAGCTACTGGTTTTAGTGTCCCTACTTGA